From Calothrix sp. PCC 6303, a single genomic window includes:
- a CDS encoding plasmid replication protein, CyRepA1 family — MYNHYLHPQHLEELIEGSGIDSQIASLNFSSLQDRDAYNCLLISEQVPRTNTGMVKHSWLQRYSHVTSGGWWCSGLDPLNNWQEMEWGCFKPDEPRLNQKGKPIKYEHPPGTSTRVFCLRVTLKTWQKVAQRYNLAIPHDVKVSPDGEAVGFWQWVREQNLPIIICEGVKKAASLLSLGYNAIAIPGITSGYRVAKDDFGKIVSRQLIPDLTTFASKHRTFYICFDFETEPRKIAAVNNAIIQLGVLFQSKNCSVQVIKLPGAEKGVDEYIVRKGISGVESLYRQSLDLELYLAQIKPYTQLTIPSTLSVNQRYLGEIPFPKSGIIGVKSAKGTGKTTALKSVVQQAKAKNQPVLLITHRIQLGKFLCDKIGINWGLNKSYNSRHLGLCADSIWKLNPQDWQGGIIILDEVEQSLWHLLHSNTCKDKRVKLLKSFQNLIYTVLSTGGMIIAQDADLSDISLEYLQQLSGTELPPWILVNQWQPEKGWDVTFYDSPNPTPLIQQLELDLIAGRKCYVTTDSRAGRYSCETIDKYLKERLEKIYRLFPKTLVISSSTTNTPGHQAVDFVNEINDKVTNYDLVLVTPSLGTGVSIDIQHFDRVYGIFQGVIPDSEARQALARVRDHVPRTVWCAKRGIGLIGSGSTNYRLLSDWYQENQKENLALLSPLQKIDVDLPLAYDPIHLRTWSKISARVNSSISIYRQSMKEGLLADGHQIWLRSNAIQQNIIRDLRHAFLVTDPEDAATRRRLILEIVKVKKDWERSRQKNKQISHSIRKIKYQNQLASANAVANARDIDYVEYEELLTKHSLSDDERCQVNKHKLWQRYGVEVTPKLKIQDDQGYYSQLLIHYYLTHESEYFRVRDQQELRQHLFSGEGKIFLPDLKAYTLKVEVLRALGMQQFLEVGRKFSENDTDLVLLKNTTSQCSQHIQRALNINLVCGNDQKSSLKILGRLLNLFGLKLKRTHGIYQVDLKTLDDGRDEIFHVWHQRDKLMLANLAVVDKNPQITSGVRDLAVNAYQ, encoded by the coding sequence ATGTATAACCACTATTTACATCCTCAGCACCTCGAAGAACTTATCGAGGGTAGTGGTATAGATTCTCAAATTGCCAGTTTAAATTTTAGTTCTCTCCAAGATAGAGACGCTTACAATTGCCTGTTGATTTCGGAACAGGTACCCCGTACGAACACCGGAATGGTGAAGCATAGCTGGTTACAACGTTACTCCCATGTCACCTCTGGTGGTTGGTGGTGTTCGGGGTTAGATCCTTTGAATAATTGGCAGGAGATGGAGTGGGGTTGTTTTAAACCTGATGAACCTCGCTTAAATCAAAAAGGCAAACCCATTAAGTACGAACATCCACCGGGAACCTCAACACGGGTGTTTTGCTTACGAGTGACGCTGAAAACATGGCAGAAAGTTGCCCAACGGTACAATTTAGCAATTCCCCATGATGTGAAAGTTTCTCCAGATGGGGAAGCTGTAGGGTTTTGGCAGTGGGTAAGAGAACAGAATTTGCCGATAATTATTTGTGAGGGAGTAAAGAAAGCCGCTTCATTGTTATCTTTGGGGTACAATGCGATCGCTATTCCGGGAATCACTAGTGGTTATCGTGTGGCAAAGGATGATTTTGGAAAAATAGTCAGTCGTCAACTAATTCCCGATTTAACTACTTTTGCTAGTAAACACCGGACTTTCTACATTTGTTTTGATTTTGAAACCGAACCTCGAAAAATCGCGGCGGTGAATAATGCGATTATTCAATTAGGTGTGCTGTTTCAAAGCAAAAATTGCTCAGTTCAAGTCATTAAGTTACCGGGTGCGGAGAAAGGAGTTGATGAATATATCGTCAGGAAGGGGATTAGTGGAGTTGAAAGTCTTTATCGTCAAAGTCTAGATTTAGAGCTTTATCTGGCTCAAATCAAACCCTATACCCAACTCACAATTCCTTCTACTTTATCAGTTAATCAGCGCTATTTAGGCGAAATTCCCTTTCCAAAAAGTGGCATCATTGGTGTGAAATCTGCTAAGGGAACAGGTAAAACTACAGCTTTGAAATCAGTTGTTCAACAAGCAAAAGCTAAAAATCAGCCAGTTTTATTAATTACCCATCGCATCCAGTTAGGAAAGTTTTTGTGTGACAAAATCGGGATTAATTGGGGTTTAAATAAATCATATAATTCTCGACATCTAGGACTTTGTGCAGATTCCATCTGGAAATTAAATCCCCAAGATTGGCAAGGTGGAATTATTATTTTAGATGAGGTTGAGCAGTCTTTATGGCATTTACTCCACAGCAACACCTGTAAAGACAAACGTGTCAAACTTTTGAAAAGTTTTCAAAACTTGATTTATACAGTTTTGAGCACAGGAGGAATGATAATTGCTCAAGATGCAGATTTATCGGATATTTCCTTAGAATATTTACAACAGTTAAGTGGAACAGAATTACCACCTTGGATATTAGTCAATCAATGGCAACCTGAAAAAGGTTGGGATGTGACTTTTTACGATTCTCCGAATCCAACACCCTTAATTCAGCAACTTGAATTAGATTTAATTGCTGGAAGAAAGTGCTATGTCACCACAGATAGTCGAGCAGGTCGTTATAGTTGTGAAACAATTGATAAATATCTCAAAGAACGTTTAGAAAAAATATATCGATTATTTCCCAAAACCTTAGTAATTAGCAGCAGTACTACCAATACACCAGGACACCAAGCTGTTGATTTTGTCAATGAAATTAACGATAAAGTAACAAACTATGATTTGGTTTTAGTAACTCCCAGTTTGGGAACTGGTGTAAGTATTGATATTCAACATTTCGATCGGGTTTATGGTATCTTCCAAGGTGTAATTCCCGATTCTGAAGCACGTCAAGCTTTAGCAAGGGTTCGTGATCATGTTCCGCGCACGGTTTGGTGTGCAAAACGCGGGATTGGCTTAATTGGTAGCGGCAGCACTAATTATCGTCTACTATCAGATTGGTATCAAGAAAATCAAAAAGAAAATTTAGCATTACTCAGTCCACTACAAAAAATCGATGTTGATTTGCCTTTAGCTTATGATCCAATTCATTTACGCACCTGGTCAAAAATATCTGCTAGGGTAAATTCTTCAATTAGCATTTATCGTCAATCAATGAAAGAAGGTTTATTGGCAGATGGACATCAGATTTGGCTACGTAGTAATGCGATTCAGCAGAATATTATCCGAGATTTGCGTCATGCATTTTTAGTAACAGATCCTGAAGATGCAGCAACACGACGTAGGCTCATACTAGAAATAGTCAAAGTTAAAAAAGATTGGGAAAGAAGTAGGCAGAAAAATAAACAAATTAGCCATAGTATCCGCAAAATTAAATATCAAAATCAATTAGCATCTGCAAATGCTGTAGCAAATGCAAGAGATATTGATTACGTCGAATACGAAGAACTCTTAACAAAACATTCACTTAGCGATGACGAACGTTGTCAAGTTAATAAACATAAATTGTGGCAAAGATATGGTGTTGAAGTCACACCTAAGTTAAAAATTCAAGATGATCAAGGATATTATTCGCAACTATTAATTCATTATTACCTAACTCATGAAAGTGAGTATTTCCGTGTTCGAGATCAACAGGAACTACGTCAACATTTATTTTCAGGTGAAGGTAAAATATTTTTACCTGATTTGAAAGCTTACACCTTAAAAGTTGAAGTTTTACGTGCTTTAGGGATGCAGCAGTTTCTCGAAGTAGGAAGAAAGTTTTCTGAGAATGATACAGATTTAGTTTTGTTGAAGAATACTACTTCACAATGTAGTCAACATATACAGCGTGCCTTAAATATCAACTTAGTTTGTGGAAATGATCAAAAATCGTCTTTGAAAATTTTAGGCAGATTACTAAATTTATTTGGTTTGAAATTAAAACGAACTCACGGAATTTATCAAGTTGACTTAAAGACTTTAGATGATGGTAGAGATGAAATTTTTCATGTATGGCATCAGCGTGATAAATTAATGTTGGCAAATTTGGCGGTTGTAGACAAAAATCCTCAAATTACATCCGGAGTTAGAGATTTAGCAGTAAACGCTTATCAATAA
- a CDS encoding carbohydrate ABC transporter permease translates to MNSHKVNQNSKNILDNDTIAAWIFLTPALILLGLFIIYPIIYLLYLSFTAGSFTSKGAYWVGFKNYWRLLLSKDFWQIIGNTTYFTITTVIPSLIIPLGLAALLNRNIPLRGVIRTAYFIPSIISLVAAGLGFRWLFQTDGPVNEFLNILGIDSISWLGDTFWAMPVLIIMSIWKQLGFNMVVFLAGLQAIPISRYEASELDGANEWQQFWHITLPGIRPTLVFTAVTTIIFTLRSFEQVFVVTGGGPLNSTNLLVYYIYQEAFGQFDFGYAAAAATVLLVVTLVLVYLQLRTWQDDD, encoded by the coding sequence ATGAACTCTCATAAAGTTAATCAGAATAGTAAAAATATATTAGATAATGACACTATCGCCGCGTGGATATTTCTTACTCCTGCGTTAATATTGCTGGGCTTATTTATTATTTATCCCATAATCTACTTATTATATCTTAGTTTTACTGCCGGAAGTTTCACTTCCAAGGGAGCTTATTGGGTAGGTTTTAAAAATTATTGGCGATTACTTCTGAGCAAAGATTTTTGGCAAATTATCGGCAATACAACTTACTTTACCATCACTACAGTGATTCCTAGCTTAATTATCCCTCTCGGATTAGCTGCTTTGTTAAATCGCAATATTCCCTTACGAGGTGTCATCAGAACAGCGTACTTCATCCCTTCAATTATTTCACTAGTTGCGGCTGGTTTAGGGTTTCGTTGGCTATTTCAAACAGATGGACCTGTAAACGAATTTTTAAATATTTTGGGAATTGATTCTATCTCTTGGTTGGGTGATACATTTTGGGCAATGCCTGTATTAATTATTATGAGTATTTGGAAACAGCTTGGTTTTAACATGGTTGTTTTTTTAGCTGGTTTACAAGCCATTCCCATCAGTCGTTACGAAGCATCTGAGTTAGATGGGGCAAATGAATGGCAGCAGTTTTGGCACATTACATTACCAGGAATAAGACCTACTCTAGTGTTTACAGCTGTTACTACAATTATCTTTACGCTACGCAGTTTCGAGCAGGTATTCGTTGTAACTGGTGGCGGTCCCCTCAATTCTACTAATTTGTTGGTTTATTATATCTATCAAGAAGCATTTGGACAATTTGATTTTGGTTATGCCGCAGCTGCTGCAACAGTTTTATTAGTAGTTACGTTAGTACTTGTATATTTACAGTTACGAACATGGCAAGATGATGATTAA